CCGAGGAGCGCGTCGACCAGCGCCGTCCACTCGGCGAACACGAACGCCTCCGAGCGCGCGGGGTCGCCGCCGTACCACGCGACCTGCCAGCCCGCGCCGCGCCCGCCCTCCACGTCCGAGTGCAGCGAGTCGCCGATGTAGAGGATCGCGCCGGGCTCGACCCCGGCAACGTCGGCCGCGTGCGCGAAGATCGCCGGATGCGGCTTCATCACGCCGACCTCCTCGCTGATGACGACGGCGTCGGACCGCTCGCGGAGTACGGGAAAGCGGTCGAGCTTGGCGTGCTGCACGTCCGCAAAGCCGTTCGTGAGGAGGCCGACAGGGAAGCGGTCGGCGACGGCGTGAAAGGCGGCTCCGGCGCCGTCGGTCCAGCGCCAATGCGCGGCGTAGCGGTCGAGGTAGGTCTCGCCGAGGTGGGCGGCGTCGAGTCCGTCGAGCTCGAGCGCGGCATGGAGCCGCTCGAAGCGGAGGCGCTGCACGTCGTCGCGGCCGATCTCGCCGGCGGCGTAGCGTCGCCAGAGCGGGACGTTGTGCGCGTGGTAGGTCTCCTGCACGTGCGCGAGGGCGTGCCCGTCGAAGTGGGTGGCGAACGTCGAGCAGCAATCGGCGAGGGCCTCCCGCTCGGCGGCGCGGTGGTCGAGGAGCGTGTCGTCGAGGTCGAAGTAGACGAAGCGGACGGCGGATACGTCGAGCATCGTCACAGCGCTTTCTCCATCATCGCGTACTCCTTGTCGCGGACGGCGCCGAGCTTGTCGAGGGAGTTGACGAGCGGCATGTTCACGTCGAGCACCCAGCTCATCTCGCAGGCGTCGTAGCCGGCTTCGAGCCCGTTCTGGATCGTGGCGTCCACGAGGATCGCGTCGAAGCCGCGGCCGTGGTATTCGGGGAGCACGCCCATCAGCGGGAGCCGGATCTCGTAGACCGCGCCGAGCTTGGCGTAGGCCAGCAGCTTCGGCAGGCCGAGTGGGAAGAGCCGACCGCTCGGGACGTGGCGGAGCGCCTGGTTGAGGTTTGGGATCGAGATGGCGAAGGCGACGGGTTCGCCCTCCATTTCGAGGATGTACACCAGTTCGGGCTCGATGACCTGTTTGAGGTCTTTGGCGAGGTGCTTGAACTCGTGCTCCGTCATCGGGACATGGCCCCAGTTCTGCGACCACGCCTCGTTGTAGATCCGCAGGATGGCGTCGGCGTCCTCCCAGAACCGGTCCACGTCGAGCGTGCGGAGGCTCAGGCCGGGGTTCCGCCGCATCACGATCTCGGCCCCGCGCCGCAGCTTGTCTTTGTTGACGTAGGCCTCGTGGACGTAGTACGCCCACAT
This DNA window, taken from Rhodothermales bacterium, encodes the following:
- a CDS encoding HAD family hydrolase, whose translation is MLDVSAVRFVYFDLDDTLLDHRAAEREALADCCSTFATHFDGHALAHVQETYHAHNVPLWRRYAAGEIGRDDVQRLRFERLHAALELDGLDAAHLGETYLDRYAAHWRWTDGAGAAFHAVADRFPVGLLTNGFADVQHAKLDRFPVLRERSDAVVISEEVGVMKPHPAIFAHAADVAGVEPGAILYIGDSLHSDVEGGRGAGWQVAWYGGDPARSEAFVFAEWTALVDALLG